Within the Haloarcula sp. CBA1127 genome, the region GCCGTAGCGTATCTGCGGTACCTCTGTCCCCCAGACAAGCGGATCCCGCTGTGTAACGACGCCGTGTTCGGTCAGGCACTCCCACTTGCCGACTGTCTGGGGTACGCTGCTGCCGCCGGATTCGAGTCAAATGACCGTCCAGCACCAGCACAGAGTCCGGCGAGTGGGGAATCAGGGTACTACTGGCTCGATACGGACCATGGACGTCTATTAGTGGATGGCGGCCCCGTCGGACCCCCGCATTTACCCGGTCACTCACACAACGATATGCTGAGTGTCTTGCTCTGGGTCGACGGACACCGAGTGCTTACTGATACCGGTGTGTATGATTATGCCAGCGACGAACGACGACAGTACGTCAGAAGTGTTGCTGGACACAATACGGTGCAGGTCGGCGATACGGAGCCGATAGAGATCGGTGGAAAGTATCTGATGGGGGCGCGAACGGAACCGACGGTACGCCACGAGAAGACAGAACCGGCGGTTTTCGACGGATGCTACGAGACAGCATCTGATGCATCAGCGTCGTATCGGCACAACAGGACAATCGTTGCGGCGGACGACTGGTGGCTTGTTCGGGATATACTTGGCGGACCCGACACTGAGACAGAGCCGAGCGTCTCCCGCCTCCATTTCCATCCGGACATTGCCGTCACAGTCGATGAGTCTGGACCGATACGGGTGTCTCACCGGGCAGCCACTGACGATGATCCGTCCTTACTGAGTGTCTACCCGCTGGGTACTAGCGACGTTCGCACCACTACAACCCAATACTTCCCCGAGTTTGGCGTCACCCAGGATCGACAGACAGTGGAACTACGGTCCGGTCCCGAATCGGGGACAACAGCTCTGGGGTATCTCCTCGCCCCGGGTGCCAGCGGTGGCGATATATCTGGCTCCTCGGGCGACGGTGCGGAATAACCACCAGCGAGCTACAACCGCTAGCTCCCTCCGATACTGTCGGTTTCGTGGCTAAGGGACCCGTCCACTCCGCAGTGAGCGGGGGAGAAGCCACTTACCTCGGCACGATCTAATTCCGAATCAACTAAGCAAACGCTTCAGCCGAGCTACGAGGCTCTTCGAACGGTCACCGCCACGGCGGCGCTGCTGATCAGACTCAGTATCTGCGGATTTGGACCCCTCTCCCTCGCTTCCAGTGGCCGATGCGTCGCCGTCGGCGGCCGCAATCGCGTCAGAGATCATTCCTTCAGCGTCGTTGACGGCGTCCTTGACGGTTCCGTCGATCAGCGGGACGCTACTGAATCGGTCCTGACTGACCGACGTGTCGGAGGCGATGATGGCGGCATCGGCGGCTTCAATGTCCCCGTCAGAGAGTTCGTTCTCCGCGCCCATTGCTCCCTGAACTTCTACCTTGATATCGTGGCCCTGTTCTTCTGCCGTCTGTTCGAGGTTCTCAGCTGCCATCTGACTGTGTGCGATACCAGTCGGACAGGAGGTGACTGCGACGAGTTTCATGTATCTATTGTGGTATTGACTTCGCTTCGCGTTGCGGCGAGTCGGGCGCGGTCCCCGCGCTCGCTCGCGGTACTGTACTCGGTTTCGCTGATGGCCGTCTTGACTTCAGGAATCGTCACGGCGCTCATGCTGAGTTCGTCGAGACCGAGACCGACAAGCAGTTCCGTCAAATCGGGGTCGCCGGCCATCTCGCCGCACATCCCCACCCAGGCGTCTTCGGCGTGGGCTGCGGTAACTGTCCGATGGATCGCGCGCAGGACCCCCGGATGCGTCGGGTCGTGTAGGTCATCGACGCGCTCGTTCTCCCGGTCGGCGGCCATTACGTACTGCGTGAGGTCGTTTGTCCCGATAGAGAGGAAATCCACCCGCGTGGCGAGTTCGTCGGCCATGAAGGCGGCGCTCGGCGTTTCTATCATAACGCCGACTTCGGGATCAACGGCGTCAGCGTTGCAGCCTTCAACCTCGGCCGCAGCTGCGTCCAGCGTGTCTAGTGCAGCCTCGAGTTCCTCGACAGTGGCGACCAGCGGGAACATGATGGAGAGGTCTCCGGCTCCGTCCGCCCCAGCACGCAGGAGTGCACGGAGCTGCGTGGCGAACAGGTCCGAATCCGGGTCGAGCGAGCGTCGGATTCCCCGCTCACCGAGGAACGGGTTCTCTTCTTCCGGCAGGTCCAGGTACGGGATGCGCTTGTCGCCCCCGATATCCAGCGTCCGGACGACGACGCGTCCGTCCGGAAACGTATCGAGTGCCTCTCGGACGGCCTCGTACTGTTCGTCCTCCGACGGCGGCGTTTCCCGGTCGAGAAAGAGGAACTCGGTCCGGTAGAGGCCAACGCCGTCAGCACCCCGTTCTGCTGCGGGTTCCAGTTCCGCCGGCTGGCCGACGTTCGCCGCCACTTCGACGTGTCGTCCATCAGTTGTTTTGACTGACTCATCGACGACAGCGGCTCCCGAGTCGCTTGCTGCGGCCGCTCGTTCGGTGTCATCAGGACTGACCAGCAGGGTCCCGTTGTCGCCGTCGACCACGACCTCTGTTTCGCCCTCAACAGATTCGAGCGCGTCGCCGATTCCAACGACGGCTGGCAAGGCCAGCGAACGGGCGAAAATCGCCGCGTGGGACGTCCGGCCGCCGGTTACCGTGGCGAACCCGGCGACGCGTTCTGGGTCGAGTTGTGCCGTGTCACTGGGAGTCAACCGCTCGGCGAGGACGACACTGCCCGCCGGTAAGTCACCGAGGTCGACCCGCTCCCCGTCCGTCAGCAGACGGAGGAGTCGGTCACGGACGTCGCGAAGGTCGTCCGCTCGCTCGGCCATCCGCCCGTCCATCCCCTCGAACTGTTCGATGTGTTCGCTGAACGCGGCATCGACGGCGTTCGGTGCGGGAATCCCATCGGCAATCATCGTCTCGACTGCGTCCTCGATTGTCGGGTCTTCGAGGAACTGGATGTGCGCATCGAACACCGCGGCCTCGTCTTCGCCGACACGTTCGGCGGTCGCCTCGCGCTCAGATTCCAGTTCAGCGCGGGCGGTGTCGACCGCGTCGGCGAACCGCTGGACCGCCGTCTCGGGATCGACTTCCACGCCGTCCGGGTCCGGGAGCGAGATGTCGCGACCGTACCAGACAACTGTCCCGACGCCGGAGCGAGGCGTTGCACCGGTCCCGTGGAGCGTGCGTTCAGCCATCGTCAGTGTCCAGTTCCGCCTCTGGTGTTGTCAGTATCCGCTCCAGTTCGTCGAGCACTGCCTCCGCATCCGGCCCGTCGGCGACCAGTTTGATGTCGTCGCCCTGTCCGACGCCGAGGCTGGTGACGGCGATCATACTCGCCGCCTGGACGAGGTCACTATCCGGGCGACCGGCCGAGACTTCAGCCTCGTGGTCGTTCACAGCTTGGACGAACGCCGACGCCGGTCGAGCGTGTAGGCCCGCCTCCGGAACAATCGTGACAGTACGCTCGACCGTCATGCGATGGCCTCCCGGAGCGCGTCCTGAACGGTCGCCTCGTCCTCTGCTTCGTGGAGTCGGTCCCGAACGTCGTCGTGCATCAGAGCCCGCGAGAGGGAACTGAGGATGTTGAGGTGCTCTTCGCCGCCGGCTTCCGGCACGAGAATCATGAAGATGAGCGTCGCGGGCTCGCCGTCCATCGAGCCGAAGTCGACGCCTTCCTCGGAGCGGACAAACGCCAGCGACGGGCGCCTCACGGCGTCAGTCTTCGCGTGCGGGATGCCGATACCCATGCCGACGCCCGTCGTGGTCTCCGATTCGCGTTCCAGCAGCGCGTCGAGTGCGCGTTCGCGGTCCTCAACCCTGCCACCGTCAACTAATAGGTCGAGCAGGGACTCGATACACGCTTCCTTCTCAGCTGGTGGCTCGGACAGCGAGATGTGGTTGGCCGGAATCAGTTCTTCAATATCGTCCGCTGCGATTGCGTCTGTCATTGTAATCACCGTCGTTAGTCGTCCGTCGGTTGCGTGCTGCTCGTCTCTGCCCCGGCGTCGACGCGGTCCTCGAAGTCCGGCTTGATAACCGTCGCAACAACAGCCGTCACGAGTGAACCCAGCAGGATGCTGCCCAAGAATGCGAGTGGCTGGTTCGACAGCAGGACCACGAAGATACCGCCGTGGGGCGCAGGCATCGTGACGCCGAGGGCCATCGATGTCGCACCGCCCACAGCGCTACCGGCCACGATAGCCGGGATGACGCGGAGCGGGTCCGCGGCCGCGTACGGAATCGCACCCTCGGTGATGAACGACAGGCCGAGTACGATACCGCTTTTCCCGTTCTCGTACATCTCCGCCGCGTACTTGTGTGGCGCAATGAAGTTCGAGAGCGCGAGGCCGATCGGCGGAATCATCCCGCCGATCATCACCGCGGCCATCGGCGCGTAGATCTCCTCCGTGATGAGCCCGGTCGCGAACACGTAGGCGACCTTGTTGACTGGGCCACCCATGTCGAAGGCCATCATCCCGCCGAGGATGAGGCCGACGACGATAGCCTGACCGCCCTGCATCGACTGCAGGAACGAGGTTAGGCCCTCATTAGCGAGTGCGACGGGGACGCCCAGCACGAACAGCATGATGGGTGTCAGAACTGCCATCGTTGCGGCAGGGATTAGCAACACTGGCATCATCGGCTGGATGAACTCGGGGACGTCGAGGTTCTTGAAGAAGCGCGCGACGTACCCAGCCAGCAGCCCAGCGACGATTGCGCCGAGGTAGCCGGCACCGGCCTCGCCACCGGAGATGCCGATTACCGTCGCCGCTTCGGCGACGACGTTCCCTTGCTGGAGAATGTATGCCAGCAGGAATCCCGGAGCGAGTCCCGGGCGGTCCGCGATGGCGTACGCGATGTAGCCCCCGAGGATGGGAACCATAATTGTCAGCCCAGCAACGCCGATCTGTGCGAGGAACCAGCCTGCCGAGCCGGTGTTCTCGAACACTGTCTGTGTGTCCCCTATCGCGTACGCGACGGCGAGGAAGATACCCCCGATAGTTACGAAGGGAATCATGAACGATACGCCCGTCATCAGGTCCTCCTTGACGGAGGTTACGTGAGCGCGAAGCGCACTCTCGGCCCGGTCTTGATCTGTCATGGTCAACGACATCGACAGCTACGCCCATTGTGTGATATAAAGGTACACGTTTGAGCGTGTTATTTACCGAAATTGTTTGCTATCTGGATTTAGGCGATTGTTTCTGCATGGAACTAGGTCCGCAAATCCGATGGAATAACAGACATATGCTTGTTAGCCGCGGGCAACTACTGGGGTATAAATCCGAATGGGCGGTGCCACGCGCGCCATAGTGCTTATATCCGTCACTCGCACACACCGAAATATGGGTTCACTCTCGGTATCCGGGGAGGTGGCAACCGTCACCGTCGAGAAGATCGGGGGGATCGACGAGACGACAGTCGAGGTTCCACCAGGGGTGACAGTGCTTCGAGGCCGGAATGCGACCAATCGGACGTCGTTTCTTCAGTCGGTGATGGCCGCCCATGGGAGCGAGTGGGCGAGCGTGAAAGGTGACTCAGACCAGGGGCGCGTCGAACTCTCACTGGGAGAGGAGACGTACTCTCGGACACTGACCAGAACCGATGACGGTGTTGTCGGGTCGGGCCTCGGACTGCTTACTGACCCAACAGTTGCGGACCTGTTCGCGTTCCTGCTCGAAGACAACGAGGCCAGGCGAGCTGTCGAACGGGGTGAGGACCTCCAGGAGATCATTATGCGGCCCGTCGACGTGGCGTCTATTCACCGACAGATACGTGCGGCCGAACAGCGCAAGGAAGAGATCGACGAGGAACTCGATCGTATCGCGTCGCTCAAGCGTGATCTTCCAGATCTCGAACGGCAACAGGCAGCTCTGCGCGACGAGATCGCTGAGACCAGAGACGAACTCCAGCACGTGGAGGAACGAATCGACGAGCGGGACGTAGATTTCCAGACGACCCAGGAAAACAGGGACGAACTCGAAACGGCCCTCGATGAACTCCAGGCGACTCGATCCGAACTGAAACGCGTGCGAAACGATATCCAGTCAGAACAGGAGAGTATCTCGGCACTGCGCGACGAGCGGGGTAGCCTCGCGGTCGAACGGTCCGGACTTCCGGAATCGCCGGACGAACGACTCGAAACGCTCGAATCGGACATCGAGCGGCTCCGAGAGCGAAAGCGGGAGCTCTCAGAATACACCACGCGACTACAGAACGTCATCGGGTTCAACGAGGAACTGCTGGCTGGCGAACACCGGGAGATAACCGATGCTATCGACGCAAAGCCCGAGAGCGTGGGAGACATCACGGACCAGCTCTATCAGGGGTCCAAGACGACCTGCTGGACCTGTGGCTCGCGAGTGAAGCCGGACCGTATCGAGTCGACGCTCCAGAGCATGCGCGACCACCTTCAAGAAACAGTCACAGAGATTGACGATATCGAAGACGAACTCGACGAACTGACCGACCAACGTGACAAAATTGCGGAGACACGCACGCGAGCGCAGGACCTCACCACAACGATTGAGGAGGTCGACGCCGAAATCGAGCGTCGGCAGACGACTGTTGTCGACCTCCGAGAGCGACGCAACAACCTCTCCGCTCGCGTCGAGGAACTTGAGGAGCGGGTCACGTCGATCCGGACGGAAGAGTTCGACGAGGTGCTCGAACTCCATACGAAAGCGAACGAACTTGAGTTGGAACTGGACCGACTCGAATCGGAACGAGACGAGGTGAGCGAAGAGATTGCCGATATCGAGTCAGAGATCCGCCGAAACGACGAACTGGCTGCCCAACGGGAAGAGGTGGTGGACGAGCTGATCGACCTCCGGTCACGTATCGACCGCCTCGAAGCTGAGGCGACCGACCAGTTCAACGAGAAGATGGACGACCTGCTCGACATTCTGAGCTATGGTAACATCGAACGAATCTGGCTCGAACGGACCGAGACACCCGATGACCCGGTCCATAACAGCGACGACAGTGTCACGGGATCGACGTTCACGCTCCACGTCGTCAGAAGTACCGACGGTGG harbors:
- a CDS encoding PTS fructose transporter subunit IIB is translated as MKLVAVTSCPTGIAHSQMAAENLEQTAEEQGHDIKVEVQGAMGAENELSDGDIEAADAAIIASDTSVSQDRFSSVPLIDGTVKDAVNDAEGMISDAIAAADGDASATGSEGEGSKSADTESDQQRRRGGDRSKSLVARLKRLLS
- the ptsP gene encoding phosphoenolpyruvate--protein phosphotransferase; the encoded protein is MAERTLHGTGATPRSGVGTVVWYGRDISLPDPDGVEVDPETAVQRFADAVDTARAELESEREATAERVGEDEAAVFDAHIQFLEDPTIEDAVETMIADGIPAPNAVDAAFSEHIEQFEGMDGRMAERADDLRDVRDRLLRLLTDGERVDLGDLPAGSVVLAERLTPSDTAQLDPERVAGFATVTGGRTSHAAIFARSLALPAVVGIGDALESVEGETEVVVDGDNGTLLVSPDDTERAAAASDSGAAVVDESVKTTDGRHVEVAANVGQPAELEPAAERGADGVGLYRTEFLFLDRETPPSEDEQYEAVREALDTFPDGRVVVRTLDIGGDKRIPYLDLPEEENPFLGERGIRRSLDPDSDLFATQLRALLRAGADGAGDLSIMFPLVATVEELEAALDTLDAAAAEVEGCNADAVDPEVGVMIETPSAAFMADELATRVDFLSIGTNDLTQYVMAADRENERVDDLHDPTHPGVLRAIHRTVTAAHAEDAWVGMCGEMAGDPDLTELLVGLGLDELSMSAVTIPEVKTAISETEYSTASERGDRARLAATRSEVNTTIDT
- a CDS encoding HPr family phosphocarrier protein, which translates into the protein MTVERTVTIVPEAGLHARPASAFVQAVNDHEAEVSAGRPDSDLVQAASMIAVTSLGVGQGDDIKLVADGPDAEAVLDELERILTTPEAELDTDDG
- a CDS encoding PTS sugar transporter subunit IIA, with amino-acid sequence MTDAIAADDIEELIPANHISLSEPPAEKEACIESLLDLLVDGGRVEDRERALDALLERESETTTGVGMGIGIPHAKTDAVRRPSLAFVRSEEGVDFGSMDGEPATLIFMILVPEAGGEEHLNILSSLSRALMHDDVRDRLHEAEDEATVQDALREAIA
- a CDS encoding PTS fructose transporter subunit IIC, translating into MSLTMTDQDRAESALRAHVTSVKEDLMTGVSFMIPFVTIGGIFLAVAYAIGDTQTVFENTGSAGWFLAQIGVAGLTIMVPILGGYIAYAIADRPGLAPGFLLAYILQQGNVVAEAATVIGISGGEAGAGYLGAIVAGLLAGYVARFFKNLDVPEFIQPMMPVLLIPAATMAVLTPIMLFVLGVPVALANEGLTSFLQSMQGGQAIVVGLILGGMMAFDMGGPVNKVAYVFATGLITEEIYAPMAAVMIGGMIPPIGLALSNFIAPHKYAAEMYENGKSGIVLGLSFITEGAIPYAAADPLRVIPAIVAGSAVGGATSMALGVTMPAPHGGIFVVLLSNQPLAFLGSILLGSLVTAVVATVIKPDFEDRVDAGAETSSTQPTDD
- a CDS encoding archaea-specific SMC-related protein, producing the protein MGSLSVSGEVATVTVEKIGGIDETTVEVPPGVTVLRGRNATNRTSFLQSVMAAHGSEWASVKGDSDQGRVELSLGEETYSRTLTRTDDGVVGSGLGLLTDPTVADLFAFLLEDNEARRAVERGEDLQEIIMRPVDVASIHRQIRAAEQRKEEIDEELDRIASLKRDLPDLERQQAALRDEIAETRDELQHVEERIDERDVDFQTTQENRDELETALDELQATRSELKRVRNDIQSEQESISALRDERGSLAVERSGLPESPDERLETLESDIERLRERKRELSEYTTRLQNVIGFNEELLAGEHREITDAIDAKPESVGDITDQLYQGSKTTCWTCGSRVKPDRIESTLQSMRDHLQETVTEIDDIEDELDELTDQRDKIAETRTRAQDLTTTIEEVDAEIERRQTTVVDLRERRNNLSARVEELEERVTSIRTEEFDEVLELHTKANELELELDRLESERDEVSEEIADIESEIRRNDELAAQREEVVDELIDLRSRIDRLEAEATDQFNEKMDDLLDILSYGNIERIWLERTETPDDPVHNSDDSVTGSTFTLHVVRSTDGGTVYEDTVAHLSESEREVTGLVFALAGYLVHDVYEDVPFMLLDSLEAIDSERIASLVEYFAESPSYLVVALLPEDAQALPEKYNRITDI